A region from the Paenibacillus humicola genome encodes:
- a CDS encoding glycoside hydrolase family 88 protein, whose amino-acid sequence MPALVMDEQTIRGAIDRIVTRTFQMDFTWDWPAGVAFYGVSQAYAATRSERYLEALRDWVDRQLEEGIPKLTVNAVSIGHTLIALYTETGNEVYLETAVQMAEFLKHEAVRFGEGIFQHTVSQNFSFPEQAWVDTMFMAGYFLLRMGTLLRRDDYMEDGLLQYHGHERLLQDPVTNLYYHGWDNLAGHHMSGFFWARGNAWAAFTMAQALKEVAVDHPSFMTIHDSLRDQLSALVRLQSPDGLWHTVLDDGGSYTETSGSAGIAAALVLFNEAIGSPLYNPFIQKSITGVLSKIADNGTVTEVSAGTAVMKDRDGYRNTPNKRIQGWGQGLALAFLSSLLTYKLK is encoded by the coding sequence ATGCCAGCGCTGGTCATGGATGAACAAACGATTCGCGGTGCGATCGACCGCATCGTTACCCGCACGTTTCAGATGGATTTTACCTGGGATTGGCCGGCAGGCGTCGCCTTCTACGGCGTCAGCCAGGCTTATGCGGCAACCCGCAGCGAGCGGTATCTTGAGGCTTTGCGGGACTGGGTGGACCGGCAGCTCGAGGAAGGGATCCCGAAGCTGACCGTCAATGCGGTATCGATCGGCCACACGCTGATCGCCCTGTACACCGAAACGGGGAACGAAGTTTATTTGGAAACGGCGGTGCAAATGGCGGAATTTCTGAAGCACGAGGCCGTCCGTTTCGGGGAAGGCATTTTTCAGCACACGGTATCCCAAAATTTCAGCTTCCCGGAGCAGGCCTGGGTGGATACGATGTTTATGGCGGGCTATTTTCTCCTCCGCATGGGGACGCTGCTCCGGCGCGACGATTATATGGAGGACGGGCTGCTCCAATATCACGGGCACGAACGTCTCCTGCAGGATCCGGTGACCAATCTGTATTATCACGGCTGGGACAACCTGGCAGGCCATCATATGTCGGGTTTCTTCTGGGCGAGAGGCAACGCATGGGCCGCCTTCACGATGGCGCAGGCGCTGAAAGAGGTCGCGGTCGACCATCCGTCGTTTATGACCATCCACGATTCGCTGCGCGACCAGCTGAGCGCGCTGGTTCGGCTCCAGTCGCCGGACGGCCTTTGGCATACGGTGCTGGACGACGGCGGCTCGTATACGGAGACGTCGGGTTCGGCCGGAATCGCCGCGGCGCTCGTGCTGTTTAACGAAGCGATCGGCAGCCCTCTCTACAATCCTTTTATCCAGAAGTCCATCACCGGCGTGCTGAGCAAAATAGCGGACAACGGCACCGTAACGGAGGTATCCGCGGGGACGGCGGTCATGAAGGACCGGGACGGCTACCGGAATACGCCCAATAAGCGGATTCAGGGCTGGGGCCAGGGGCTGGCTCTGGCGTTCCTGTCTTCGCTGCTAACCTATAAACTGAAATGA
- a CDS encoding polysaccharide deacetylase family protein, with protein MPKILLAFPGGKHKVLTMSYDDGQAADRRLVDIFNRHGIKGTFHLNSGLLGEGSRIPAEEVAALYAGHEVSAHTLTHPTIARSPKEQLVEEIMEDRKRLERLVGYTVRGLSYPNGSFTREIKAMLPFLGIEYARAVKGTGQFGMPDDLYEWQPTCHHNHQLIQTADDFAKLNKTQYLYMLYVWGHSYEFDRDENWGIIEEFSRFIGGRDDIWYATNLEIVDYMKAFRQLKFAADSRFAFNPSAESVWLKVDGETVEVPGGRQVQFA; from the coding sequence GTGCCGAAAATACTGCTCGCTTTTCCCGGAGGAAAGCACAAGGTGCTGACGATGAGCTACGACGACGGACAAGCCGCCGACCGGAGGCTGGTCGACATTTTCAACCGGCATGGGATTAAAGGAACGTTCCATCTGAATTCCGGCCTGCTCGGGGAAGGCAGCCGCATTCCGGCCGAAGAAGTTGCCGCGCTGTACGCCGGACACGAGGTGTCCGCGCATACGCTCACGCATCCGACGATCGCCAGGTCGCCCAAGGAGCAGCTGGTGGAGGAAATCATGGAGGACCGCAAGCGGCTCGAGCGCCTCGTCGGTTATACGGTCAGGGGCTTGTCCTACCCGAACGGCTCCTTTACCCGCGAGATCAAGGCGATGCTCCCTTTCTTGGGCATCGAGTATGCTCGGGCCGTGAAGGGCACGGGACAATTCGGCATGCCGGATGATTTGTACGAATGGCAGCCTACCTGTCACCATAACCACCAACTGATACAGACCGCGGACGATTTCGCCAAGCTGAACAAAACCCAATATTTATATATGCTGTATGTCTGGGGGCACAGCTATGAATTCGACCGCGACGAAAATTGGGGGATCATCGAGGAGTTTAGCCGGTTTATCGGCGGTCGTGACGACATCTGGTACGCGACCAACCTGGAAATCGTCGATTATATGAAGGCGTTCAGGCAATTGAAATTCGCGGCAGACAGCCGCTTCGCGTTTAATCCGTCCGCCGAATCCGTCTGGCTGAAGGTCGACGGTGAGACGGTGGAGGTCCCGGGAGGACGTCAGGTTCAATTCGCTTAA
- a CDS encoding copper amine oxidase N-terminal domain-containing protein codes for MRKKWMAVFGTAALALVIGSSVYAAGGIKLVVNGHSIVSGTAPRIIDGHTMVPIRTAAEALGANVNWDNGTKTVTIDTPAASGDTKQQIQLLQQALAPESADDAVKSWAEWVKNRNGAAQYALLSAALQTKLADTYKDMNWVTGLSSPWVDSYQVSARTAGAGGSMNYTVTFKLKDSTGDAGSGSVNVTVGSKDAGWLISGLQIASGADELGGIVIVPAK; via the coding sequence ATGAGAAAAAAATGGATGGCGGTATTCGGGACGGCAGCATTGGCGCTGGTGATCGGCAGTTCGGTGTATGCGGCAGGCGGAATCAAGCTGGTCGTCAACGGGCATTCGATCGTTTCGGGAACGGCGCCACGCATTATCGACGGCCATACGATGGTGCCGATCCGGACGGCCGCGGAAGCGCTCGGCGCGAACGTAAACTGGGACAACGGCACGAAAACGGTCACGATCGATACGCCGGCGGCATCCGGCGACACGAAGCAGCAAATTCAGCTGCTTCAGCAGGCGCTTGCCCCGGAATCGGCGGACGATGCCGTGAAATCGTGGGCGGAGTGGGTCAAAAACCGCAACGGCGCCGCGCAATATGCGCTGCTGTCGGCCGCGCTGCAAACCAAACTGGCGGATACCTATAAAGATATGAACTGGGTAACCGGACTGTCGAGCCCGTGGGTGGACAGCTATCAGGTGTCCGCCAGAACGGCGGGAGCAGGGGGCAGCATGAACTACACCGTGACGTTCAAGCTGAAAGACTCGACCGGCGATGCCGGCAGCGGCAGCGTAAACGTAACGGTCGGCTCCAAGGATGCGGGCTGGCTGATCAGCGGGCTGCAAATTGCGAGCGGCGCGGACGAATTGGGCGGAATCGTCATCGTTCCGGCGAAATAA
- a CDS encoding GNAT family N-acetyltransferase: MSSIEIRRMTANDVETVSRVFLEHGIRRTIDDVTQCWEENAAGSRITFLGFYDGRFAGSLHVLAKSHYPWFAEQGIPEINDFNVISPLRRRGIGNALMEAAESCAFETHDIVGIGVGLFKDYGSAQRMYAARGYIPDGRGLMYKQQPAAPGSFVRVDDDLNLYFTKAKR; encoded by the coding sequence ATGAGCTCAATCGAAATCCGCCGGATGACCGCTAATGACGTAGAAACGGTTTCTCGCGTCTTTCTCGAGCACGGCATACGAAGAACGATCGATGATGTGACGCAATGCTGGGAAGAGAATGCCGCAGGAAGCAGAATTACCTTCCTAGGCTTTTACGACGGCCGGTTTGCCGGCAGTCTGCATGTGCTCGCGAAATCGCATTATCCCTGGTTTGCGGAACAAGGCATTCCGGAGATCAACGATTTTAACGTCATTTCGCCGCTGCGCAGGCGCGGAATCGGCAATGCGCTGATGGAAGCCGCCGAAAGCTGCGCTTTCGAAACGCACGACATCGTCGGAATCGGCGTCGGGCTCTTCAAGGATTACGGCAGCGCGCAGCGCATGTATGCGGCACGGGGGTATATCCCCGACGGAAGAGGACTGATGTACAAACAGCAGCCCGCCGCTCCGGGGTCCTTCGTCCGCGTGGACGACGATTTAAATCTGTATTTTACAAAAGCAAAGCGTTAA
- a CDS encoding SDR family NAD(P)-dependent oxidoreductase yields the protein MFDLKNKTALVSGGSRGIGKHIALALLAEGANVLVGSRSEEELHAFVREAGSPALAGRALDVRDRASVREFVQFGLSRWGQIDILVNCAGVNYRVPAEDYPEEQWLNVIDINLNGAYRMCQEVGRHMIERRSGSIVNITSMMSHVTTPNQSAYAASKAALAQYTKLLAVEWGKYNIRVNGVSPGYIVTEMSKDVLLQPDFQQRIVDKTPQNRLGSPGEIADAVVFLASGRATFINGHVLAVDGGFLAGHPSIYVNPKPEA from the coding sequence ATGTTTGATTTGAAAAATAAAACGGCCCTCGTCTCAGGGGGCAGCCGCGGAATCGGCAAGCATATCGCGCTGGCGCTGCTCGCCGAAGGCGCAAATGTACTCGTCGGCAGCCGTTCGGAGGAGGAGCTGCACGCGTTCGTCCGGGAGGCAGGCAGCCCCGCTCTTGCCGGCCGGGCGCTGGATGTCCGCGACCGCGCGAGCGTACGCGAATTCGTGCAGTTTGGCCTGTCGCGGTGGGGGCAGATCGATATTCTCGTGAACTGCGCCGGCGTCAATTACCGCGTCCCGGCCGAAGATTATCCCGAAGAGCAGTGGCTCAACGTGATCGATATCAATCTGAACGGCGCCTACCGCATGTGCCAGGAGGTCGGCCGGCATATGATCGAGCGCAGGAGCGGCAGCATCGTCAACATTACCTCCATGATGTCCCATGTGACGACGCCCAACCAGTCCGCTTACGCCGCTTCCAAAGCCGCGCTCGCCCAATATACCAAACTGCTTGCCGTGGAATGGGGCAAATACAACATTCGGGTGAACGGCGTCAGTCCGGGCTATATCGTCACGGAAATGTCCAAGGACGTGCTGCTTCAGCCGGACTTTCAGCAGCGGATCGTCGACAAAACGCCGCAGAACCGGCTTGGCTCGCCGGGCGAAATCGCCGATGCCGTCGTCTTCCTCGCGTCCGGCCGGGCGACGTTCATTAACGGCCACGTGCTTGCCGTCGACGGAGGCTTCCTGGCCGGCCATCCTTCGATCTACGTCAACCCGAAGCCGGAAGCTTGA
- a CDS encoding GNAT family N-acetyltransferase, whose product MDFDIRLLHPSDAEICRELRLRSLKENPEAFLTTFEVEREKPLERFRENLTVTDDRFTLGAFIGDELAGMVTFVREAPLKARHKGSVLAMYVAPERRGKGIGAALIRELAARVRRLGGVEQLNLSVISDNEAAKRLYAAAGFAVYGHEPRSLKAGNQYWDEDYMVLRLT is encoded by the coding sequence ATGGACTTCGACATCCGCTTACTCCATCCTTCGGATGCGGAAATTTGCCGCGAGCTGCGGCTGCGGTCCCTGAAGGAAAACCCCGAAGCGTTCCTGACGACGTTCGAGGTTGAACGGGAGAAACCGCTGGAACGGTTCCGGGAAAATTTAACGGTGACGGATGACCGGTTCACGCTGGGCGCTTTTATCGGAGACGAGCTGGCCGGGATGGTGACGTTCGTCCGGGAGGCGCCTTTGAAAGCGAGGCATAAGGGCAGCGTTCTGGCGATGTACGTAGCTCCCGAACGGCGGGGAAAAGGTATCGGCGCCGCCCTGATCAGGGAGCTGGCTGCAAGAGTCAGGCGGCTCGGCGGGGTCGAGCAGCTCAATCTCTCCGTCATTTCGGACAACGAAGCCGCCAAACGGCTGTATGCGGCCGCCGGATTCGCCGTGTACGGTCACGAGCCCCGTTCCCTGAAGGCCGGGAATCAATACTGGGACGAGGATTATATGGTTCTTCGGCTCACTTAA
- the melA gene encoding alpha-galactosidase produces MAKFAFIGAGSMVFTKNLVRDLLTFPAFADCTISLMDVDEVRLEYAKQMVQRIIAEGGYPAVVEATTDRARALDGASGVLCTILSHDVDVWRSDLEIPMKYGVDINIGDTRGPSGIFRFLRTLPVMLDICRDIEQYCPDAIFLNYTNPMAMLCRVMQSETKVNVTGLCHSVQGTAAMLARWIGAPFEEITYVCAGINHQAFYLDYKWNGKDAYPLIREAVENRPEIYNEEQVRNEMFLHLDYYVTESSGHNSEYNAWFRKRPDLIEKYCTHGTGWNPGLHALGLRNRDARKKNWTKQLEEWRDAPISLERGSEYASYIFNAVFGDHTMFEFNGNVRNFGLIDNLPKGCCVEVPVLASKRGLSPMHVGPLPPQLALLVNTSAGIEELAIEGALTGDPRKIFQAICYDPLTSAVLSLAEIKSMVDEMFEANKEVLPQFGHSLRFAVK; encoded by the coding sequence ATGGCTAAATTCGCCTTCATTGGCGCCGGCAGCATGGTGTTTACGAAAAATCTGGTCCGGGATCTGCTGACCTTTCCCGCTTTTGCCGACTGCACGATTTCGCTCATGGACGTCGACGAGGTTCGTCTCGAATACGCGAAGCAAATGGTGCAGCGCATCATTGCGGAAGGCGGCTATCCGGCGGTGGTCGAGGCCACGACCGACCGTGCCCGGGCGCTGGATGGCGCCAGCGGCGTGCTCTGCACGATTTTGTCCCATGACGTCGATGTATGGCGGTCCGATCTGGAAATTCCGATGAAATACGGCGTCGATATCAACATCGGCGATACGCGGGGACCGTCGGGCATTTTCCGGTTTTTGCGGACGCTGCCGGTGATGCTGGACATTTGCCGGGACATTGAACAATATTGCCCGGACGCCATTTTCCTGAACTACACGAATCCGATGGCGATGCTTTGCCGCGTCATGCAGAGCGAAACGAAGGTCAACGTCACCGGATTGTGCCACAGCGTCCAGGGCACCGCGGCTATGCTTGCCCGCTGGATCGGCGCTCCGTTCGAGGAAATCACGTACGTTTGCGCCGGCATCAATCATCAGGCTTTTTACCTGGATTACAAATGGAACGGCAAGGATGCGTATCCGCTGATTCGGGAGGCGGTCGAGAACCGGCCAGAAATTTACAACGAGGAGCAGGTGCGCAACGAAATGTTCCTGCACCTGGATTATTATGTGACCGAATCGAGCGGACACAACTCGGAATATAACGCCTGGTTCCGCAAACGGCCCGACCTGATCGAGAAATACTGCACGCACGGCACCGGCTGGAACCCCGGCCTTCATGCGCTCGGGCTCCGCAATCGCGACGCGCGCAAGAAGAACTGGACGAAACAGCTGGAGGAGTGGCGGGACGCGCCGATCAGCCTGGAGCGGGGAAGCGAATATGCCTCTTACATCTTCAACGCGGTATTCGGCGACCATACGATGTTCGAGTTTAACGGCAACGTCCGCAATTTCGGCTTGATCGACAATTTGCCGAAGGGCTGCTGCGTCGAGGTTCCCGTGCTCGCTTCGAAGCGCGGGCTCAGCCCGATGCATGTCGGGCCGCTTCCGCCTCAGCTGGCGCTGCTTGTCAATACGAGCGCGGGGATCGAGGAGCTGGCGATCGAAGGCGCCCTGACCGGCGATCCGCGGAAAATTTTTCAGGCGATCTGCTACGATCCGCTGACATCCGCCGTCCTCAGCCTGGCCGAAATCAAATCGATGGTGGACGAGATGTTCGAGGCGAACAAGGAGGTGCTGCCGCAGTTCGGACATTCGCTCCGGTTTGCGGTCAAATAA
- a CDS encoding Rieske (2Fe-2S) protein: MGSFENWIDAGTLTELREQGPKVVRGGIAVFYHEDRVYAVDNRCPHLGFPLHMGTLCDGILTCHWHHARFDICSGGTLDPWADDAPSHEVAEADGRLWVNPRPKKASGTDKYFARLREGLQQNIGIVTAKAVVGLIESGVPAEEIAKVGIEFGTTYGSGWNSGLTILTAMTRVLPRLDQNGQILALFQGLQHVARGSSGRAERHLLGPLPTSELSADRLTEWYRSCIEVRDTQGAQRVLLTAIRSGQTAGQLMDMMLTAVTDHFYLDGGHTLDFHNKAFEALEWTGPESREKVLSSLVPLLGNPVRSEEQHHWLAPLNLVDPVKEAFRELDGGTAPGPRPIGEAEEEALVQLVLSDRPLEAIAAITVILKEGGSPAHVAQLVALAAAERICRFHTQNDFGDWIAVLHTFTYAHAVHEALRRSSHPLVVRAVYYGAVSVYLDRFLNVPAAPKPKASVPDSPPDTAELLGILDKRQQVGEAASWVSAYLQTDGDRGALLNTLGHALLREDAEFHSFQMLEAAVTEYERWTERKDGFAAKAQETLLLAATRYLAAHAPTARELPHTARIAWRLHKGEKLFEDE; the protein is encoded by the coding sequence GTGGGTTCATTTGAAAACTGGATTGACGCCGGGACGTTGACGGAGCTCCGGGAGCAGGGCCCGAAGGTGGTCCGGGGAGGTATCGCCGTCTTTTACCACGAGGACCGGGTGTATGCGGTGGACAACAGATGCCCGCACCTCGGATTCCCGCTGCATATGGGCACCCTCTGCGACGGCATTTTGACCTGCCACTGGCACCATGCCCGTTTCGACATATGCAGCGGAGGAACGCTCGATCCCTGGGCGGACGACGCTCCCTCGCACGAAGTGGCGGAGGCCGACGGACGGCTGTGGGTGAATCCCCGTCCGAAGAAAGCGTCGGGAACGGATAAATATTTTGCCCGCCTGCGGGAAGGGCTGCAGCAGAACATCGGCATCGTGACCGCCAAAGCGGTTGTCGGACTGATCGAATCCGGCGTCCCGGCGGAGGAAATCGCCAAGGTCGGCATCGAATTCGGCACAACTTACGGAAGCGGCTGGAATTCGGGCCTGACGATCCTGACCGCCATGACGCGCGTATTGCCGCGCCTGGATCAAAACGGGCAAATTCTTGCGCTTTTTCAAGGGCTGCAGCACGTTGCCAGAGGCAGCTCGGGCAGGGCGGAACGCCATCTGCTCGGTCCGCTGCCGACGAGCGAGCTTTCGGCCGATCGGCTGACCGAGTGGTACCGCAGCTGCATTGAAGTGCGGGATACGCAGGGAGCGCAGCGCGTTCTGCTTACGGCGATCCGTAGCGGCCAGACGGCCGGGCAGCTGATGGACATGATGCTGACGGCGGTAACCGATCATTTCTATTTGGACGGCGGGCATACGCTCGATTTTCATAACAAGGCATTCGAGGCGCTCGAATGGACCGGGCCGGAGTCGCGGGAAAAGGTGCTGTCTTCGCTCGTGCCGCTGCTCGGCAATCCGGTCCGGAGCGAGGAGCAGCATCACTGGCTTGCGCCGCTGAATCTGGTGGACCCGGTCAAGGAAGCGTTCCGGGAGCTGGACGGCGGGACGGCCCCCGGCCCGAGGCCGATCGGCGAAGCGGAGGAGGAAGCGCTGGTTCAGCTCGTGCTAAGCGATCGGCCTTTGGAGGCGATTGCCGCCATCACCGTCATTCTCAAGGAAGGCGGTTCGCCGGCGCATGTCGCTCAGCTGGTGGCGCTCGCGGCTGCGGAACGGATTTGCCGCTTTCACACCCAGAACGATTTCGGCGATTGGATCGCCGTGTTGCATACGTTCACTTATGCGCATGCCGTCCATGAAGCGCTGCGGCGCAGCAGCCATCCGCTTGTTGTCCGGGCCGTCTATTACGGCGCCGTCAGCGTCTATTTGGACCGATTCCTGAACGTTCCGGCCGCGCCAAAACCGAAGGCGTCCGTCCCGGACAGCCCGCCCGACACTGCGGAGCTGCTCGGCATTTTGGATAAACGACAGCAGGTGGGCGAAGCGGCCTCGTGGGTTTCCGCCTACCTGCAAACAGACGGCGACCGCGGCGCGCTTCTCAATACGCTCGGTCACGCGCTGCTGAGGGAGGATGCGGAGTTTCATTCCTTCCAAATGCTTGAGGCGGCGGTTACGGAATACGAGCGATGGACGGAAAGAAAGGACGGCTTTGCGGCGAAAGCGCAGGAAACGCTGCTGCTGGCGGCGACGCGCTATTTGGCGGCGCACGCCCCGACCGCACGCGAGCTGCCGCATACGGCGCGGATCGCGTGGCGTCTCCATAAAGGGGAAAAGCTGTTCGAGGATGAGTAA
- a CDS encoding DUF1259 domain-containing protein, whose amino-acid sequence MSDSSMMPSALCRSFASILGGTAQVLNGVCTVTKLRTNLRPLIEGRRTNSALAIPQLFSFEDLDSRGNALNLGETVILQEEVNPFITQLRMRGIEVTAFHNHWLFENPRLMYMHFKSVEPPLEFARKVAAASKVLTTRTVYPTRTEGSSGTKGTRGTNGSAGMNRSRGTNGSAGMNRSRGVGGSFGMNNSRGCAVCSASSKSAKTKAAPKKSAKSRSVGAKTKAAANKARIRSASSTKKRSR is encoded by the coding sequence TTGTCAGATTCGTCAATGATGCCCAGCGCCCTTTGCCGCAGCTTTGCCAGTATATTGGGAGGTACCGCCCAGGTACTAAACGGCGTATGCACGGTCACCAAGCTGAGAACGAATCTTCGTCCGTTAATTGAGGGCAGAAGAACCAATTCGGCGCTGGCGATCCCCCAGCTGTTTTCGTTCGAAGACCTGGACAGCCGGGGAAACGCGCTCAATTTGGGAGAAACGGTTATTCTACAGGAGGAAGTCAACCCTTTCATTACGCAGCTTCGTATGCGCGGCATTGAAGTTACCGCCTTCCACAACCATTGGCTGTTCGAAAACCCGCGGCTGATGTACATGCACTTCAAATCGGTCGAGCCGCCGCTTGAATTTGCTCGAAAAGTCGCCGCCGCCTCCAAAGTGTTGACGACAAGAACCGTTTATCCCACGCGTACGGAAGGCTCGTCCGGCACGAAAGGCACGCGCGGAACAAACGGCTCGGCAGGCATGAACCGCTCGCGCGGAACAAACGGCTCGGCAGGCATGAACCGCTCGCGCGGCGTAGGCGGATCGTTTGGCATGAACAATTCGCGCGGCTGCGCCGTATGCTCGGCATCGTCCAAGTCCGCGAAAACGAAAGCCGCTCCGAAAAAAAGCGCGAAAAGCAGATCCGTCGGCGCCAAAACGAAAGCCGCCGCGAATAAAGCCCGGATTCGCTCGGCCTCCAGCACAAAAAAACGGTCTCGCTAA